A window from Mesorhizobium sp. WSM2240 encodes these proteins:
- a CDS encoding VOC family protein yields MRKLQSQGVHHITLVGADRQTSIDFWEGVLGMPFIFEQPNLDRASESHLYFDPGDGRLITVFTNDDRKPDPARTSTDVGCVHHIAFSVSRVSFLQAVERLDERRIKHSGVKDRGFMDSIYFEDPLGLLVELASYRFEPPHGFTHADVLMEAHRIRVQRNEYAIAEIHLADAIEALTARSRPTLSPDREPKNPY; encoded by the coding sequence ATGCGAAAGCTTCAATCGCAGGGAGTTCATCACATAACGCTGGTCGGGGCCGACAGGCAGACCTCGATCGATTTCTGGGAAGGAGTGCTGGGCATGCCTTTCATCTTCGAGCAGCCCAATCTCGACCGCGCCTCCGAAAGCCATCTCTATTTCGACCCGGGTGACGGTCGGCTGATCACCGTGTTCACCAATGACGACCGCAAGCCCGATCCGGCACGGACTTCGACCGATGTAGGCTGCGTCCACCACATCGCCTTCTCGGTTTCGCGCGTGTCGTTCCTGCAGGCCGTGGAACGGCTCGACGAGCGCAGGATCAAGCACAGCGGCGTCAAGGATCGTGGCTTCATGGATTCCATATACTTCGAGGATCCGCTCGGACTTCTGGTCGAGCTCGCCTCCTACCGTTTCGAGCCGCCGCACGGCTTCACCCACGCCGACGTCCTGATGGAAGCCCACCGGATTCGGGTGCAGCGGAACGAATACGCGATCGCCGAAATCCATCTCGCCGATGCGATAGAGGCGCTGACGGCACGCTCCCGGCCGACGCTGTCGCCGGATCGTGAGCCCAAGAACCCATATTGA
- a CDS encoding glutathione S-transferase family protein, with amino-acid sequence MSEIKLNVIKPSVNNLTVRVFLRAAGLEFSEHDVFGQTRQAEFLARNPAHLTPMIEETGLPRGALWESCAIMQYLCNKHGLDEFYPTDPARRAMIDSAMFYLIGTFYPYLARATYPLLGFPQYPGEVGHSDADAPSKEAARNAAVEAIAEPLSVFQSFFIGDQPFIGGNKPSIADIRLASTLEFLAVIDYPLPDWAKKYMANLEETLGTAYSEPAADVRGYISYVKSKAA; translated from the coding sequence ATGTCCGAGATCAAACTCAATGTAATCAAGCCCAGCGTCAACAATCTGACGGTCCGGGTTTTTCTCCGCGCTGCGGGACTGGAGTTCAGCGAGCACGATGTCTTTGGCCAGACGCGGCAGGCGGAATTCCTGGCGCGCAATCCGGCGCATCTGACTCCGATGATCGAGGAGACTGGCCTGCCCAGGGGTGCGTTGTGGGAGAGCTGCGCCATCATGCAGTATCTCTGCAACAAGCATGGCCTGGACGAATTCTACCCCACGGACCCGGCCCGCCGCGCCATGATCGACAGCGCGATGTTCTATCTGATCGGCACCTTCTACCCCTACCTTGCGAGGGCCACCTATCCGCTGCTTGGCTTCCCGCAATATCCGGGCGAGGTCGGCCACAGCGATGCAGACGCGCCGAGCAAGGAAGCCGCCCGCAATGCGGCCGTCGAAGCCATAGCCGAACCACTAAGCGTCTTTCAGAGCTTCTTCATCGGCGATCAGCCCTTCATCGGCGGGAACAAGCCATCCATCGCCGATATCCGGCTTGCCTCCACGCTCGAGTTCCTGGCCGTTATCGACTATCCGCTGCCGGATTGGGCGAAGAAGTACATGGCCAATCTGGAGGAAACGCTGGGCACGGCATATAGCGAGCCAGCCGCCGATGTGCGCGGCTACATCTCCTATGTGAAGTCTAAAGCCGCGTAG